The Ooceraea biroi isolate clonal line C1 chromosome 1, Obir_v5.4, whole genome shotgun sequence genome has a window encoding:
- the LOC105286954 gene encoding pre-mRNA-splicing factor CWC22 homolog — MRELLRKNIVRGRGLLARSIIQAQAASPTFTPVYAALIAIINSKFPHIGELVLKHLILLFKRGFKRNDKLLCISAATFIAHLVNQRKHVGVSDANKPHNSGDLDSVTGNTDGRFILNVFKFEADYLANEEKYKELSKEILGSDDSNSEGDYKDGEEESSEEDSGTEQAEGKAAVITDDTETNLTALRRTIYLTIHSSLDFEECAHKLMKMQLKPGQEIELCHMFLDCCAEMRTYEKFFGLLAGRFCAINKIYVTPFEQIFKDSYHTIHRLDTNKLRNVSKFFAHLLFKDSISWNVLSCIKLNEEDTTSSNRIFIKILFQELSEYMGLAKLNERLKDVTLQEAFEGLFPRDDPKNTRFIYCFIKLTKIY; from the exons ATGAGAGAGCTGCTGCGTAAGAACATTGTCCGTGGCCGAGGCCTACTGGCACGATCCATCATCCAAGCACAGGCAGCCTCACCGACGTTCACACCGGTTTACGCAGCGTTGATAGCTATAATCAACTCCAAGTTCCCACACATAGGCGAGCTGGTGCTGAAACATTTGATTTTACTGTTCAAACGAGGCTTCAAGAGGAACGACAAGCTGCTCTGCATTTCCGCAGCGACATTTATAGCACATCTGGTCAATCAACGG AAGCATGTTGGAGTAAGCGACGCGAACAAACCTCATAACTCTGGAGATCTTGACTCTGTTACTGGAAACACCGACGGACGATTCATACTGAACGTGTTTAAGTTCGAGGCGGATTACCTTGCCAACGAGGAGAAGTACAAAGAGTTGAGCAAGGAAATTCTTGGCTCGGACGACAGTAACTCGGAGGGTGATTACAAGGACGGCGAGGAGGAAAGTTCAGAGGAAGACAGCGGCACGGAACAGGCTGAAGGAAAGGCAGCCGTGATAACCGATGACACGGAAACAAATCTAACTGCTCTACGGCGAACCATATACCTGACGATACATTCGTCTCTTGACTTCGAAGAGTGCGCGCACAAGCTGATGAAGATGCAGCTGAAACCCGGTCAGGAAATCGAGCTCTGTCACATGTTTCTGGACTGTTGCGCGGAGATGCGCACGTATGAGAAGTTCTTCGGCCTCCTGGCTGGCCGATTCTGCGCCATCAACAAGATATACGTGACGCCTTTCGAGCAGATCTTCAAAGACTCTTATCACACGATACACCGTCTCGATACCAACAAGCTGCGTAACGTGTCGAAATTCTTCGCGCATCTGCTGTTTAAAGACTCCATATCGTGGAACGTACTATCGTGTATAAAATTGAACGAGGAGGACACTACTAGTTCCAACAGGATATTCATCAAGATTCTGTTTCAGGAACTATCCGAGTACATGGGTTTGGCAAAATTGAATGAACGACTGAAGGATGTGACGTTGCAGGAAGCGTTTGAGGGTCTGTTCCCCAGAGACGATCCAAAGAATACACGTTTCATTTATTGCTTTATAAAACTTACtaagatttattaa
- the LOC105286947 gene encoding putative uncharacterized protein DDB_G0281733 has protein sequence MKRDRKVDEENEERHRKRRDRKHDDDLRESRHNSDDHKGSRYNDDHRSSRRDEDHRSSKRNDNDYRVSRHDDEHQGSRRDGEYRSSRRNGTRKHSDDDYRDSRDGKDEKHEVRKSPEEQIGTRYYGEPDTLQVEQKRAVDLLTSRRLVEPTSHLQNCVCSRQRSRTSQV, from the coding sequence ATGAAGAGAGATCGAAAGGTTGATGAAGAGAACGAGGAACGACATCGCAAGCGCAGAGATCGCAAACACGACGACGATCTTAGAGAATCCAGGCACAATAGTGATGATCACAAAGGTTCCAGATACAACGATGATCACAGAAGTTCGAGGCGCGACGAGGATCACCGGAGTTCCAAGCGCAATGACAATGATTATCGCGTGTCCAGACACGATGACGAACATCAGGGCTCTCGACGTGACGGTGAATATCGGAGCTCTAGACGCAACGGTACCAGGAAGCATAGCGACGACGATTACAGGGATTCCAGAGACGGTAAGGATGAGAAGCACGAGGTGCGCAAATCACCGGAGGAACAGATAGGCACCAGGTATTACGGCGAGCCGGATACACTGCAGGTCGAGCAGAAGCGAGCGGTGGACCTGCTGACTTCGAGGAGACTGGTAGAGCCTACATCCCACCTGCAAAATTGCGTATGCTCCAGACAGAGATCACGGACAAGTCAGGTGTAG